The following proteins are encoded in a genomic region of Drosophila willistoni isolate 14030-0811.24 chromosome 3R, UCI_dwil_1.1, whole genome shotgun sequence:
- the LOC6650138 gene encoding keratin-associated protein 19-2: MRTCFLFGLYALLIAATVGQPLPEASKDNVAEEQGSRVARQVIPPYGYSSYGYSSPGLGGYGGYGGYGGYGGLGFGGLGGLGGISNYGGIGGIGGYGSGFSNYGGYGGLTGYGGVYPSFGYGRSLGYGGYPLYGRGLYGAGIV, translated from the coding sequence ATGCGTACTTGCTTTTTATTTGGATTATATGCACTGCTAATAGCAGCAACAGTTGGTCAACCGCTGCCGGAAGCCAGCAAGGATAATGTGGCAGAGGAGCAAGGATCACGTGTTGCACGGCAAGTTATTCCTCCATATGGATATAGCAGTTATGGCTATAGTAGTCCAGGACTCGGTGGCTATGGAGGCTATGGAGGATATGGAGGCTATGGAGGCTTAGGATTCGGTGGACTCGGTGGACTGGGTGGAATTAGTAACTACGGAGGAATCGGTGGCATAGGTGGTTATGGTTCAGGATTTAGCAACTATGGAGGATACGGTGGACTCACAGGCTATGGTGGTGTTTATCCCAGCTTCGGATATGGACGTTCTTTAGGCTATGGTGGATATCCATTGTATGGTAGAGGTCTCTATGGTGCCGGTATTGTTTAA